The Longimicrobiales bacterium genome has a window encoding:
- a CDS encoding sigma-54 dependent transcriptional regulator produces the protein MTVLIIDDEPGLRQTVSLILAEEGYEVQAASDGEEGLARALELQPDIILCDLRMPRLGGLEFLEKYRAGGGTGMVIMMTAYGGTELAIQAMKSGAYDYLPKPFSPDQLILVLKKAEEREALRQEVSRLREEVSIQRRYREIIAKSPAMTKALEVAAKVAKHPSSVLITGESGTGKELVARLIHGESHRADAAFVPVNCGAIPENLLESELFGYARGAFTGADRDKPGLFEVASGGTLFLDEIGEMPSTLQVKLLRVLQESEIRRLGDTRTRQVDVRLVAATNKDLEEEIKAGNFRQDLYYRMAVVPIHLVPLRQRRDEITLLVRHFIDNNNRKLRLDKKTIEADAMRLLLAYSWPGNVRELENTIERAMVLSDGPNITAADLPEQVTNPLPTADGPELGHDELSVKKHGAALERRLIRQALERTGGNKTRAAELLELSSRALLYKIREYGLE, from the coding sequence CTGGAGCTGCAGCCGGACATCATTCTCTGCGACCTGCGCATGCCGCGCCTGGGCGGCCTCGAGTTTCTCGAGAAGTACCGTGCCGGAGGCGGTACCGGCATGGTCATCATGATGACGGCCTACGGCGGCACCGAGCTCGCCATCCAGGCGATGAAGAGTGGCGCGTACGATTACCTGCCGAAGCCGTTCAGCCCCGATCAGCTCATCCTCGTCCTGAAGAAGGCGGAGGAGCGCGAGGCGTTGCGCCAGGAAGTCTCGCGTCTGCGCGAGGAAGTCAGCATTCAGCGCCGCTACCGCGAGATCATCGCGAAGTCGCCGGCGATGACCAAGGCGCTCGAAGTCGCGGCGAAGGTCGCGAAGCATCCATCGTCAGTACTCATTACCGGTGAAAGCGGCACCGGCAAGGAGCTCGTCGCACGACTGATCCACGGCGAGAGCCATCGGGCGGACGCTGCCTTCGTGCCGGTCAACTGCGGTGCGATTCCGGAGAACCTCCTGGAATCGGAGCTGTTCGGTTACGCGCGGGGTGCGTTCACCGGCGCCGACCGTGACAAGCCCGGACTCTTCGAGGTCGCGTCGGGCGGTACGCTGTTCCTGGATGAGATCGGTGAGATGCCGTCCACGCTGCAGGTGAAGCTGCTGCGCGTGCTGCAGGAGTCCGAGATCCGCCGGCTCGGAGATACGCGCACCCGCCAGGTCGATGTGCGCCTGGTCGCCGCCACCAACAAGGATCTCGAGGAGGAGATCAAGGCCGGCAACTTCCGCCAGGATCTTTACTATCGCATGGCCGTGGTGCCGATCCACCTGGTGCCTCTGCGTCAGCGACGCGATGAGATTACTCTCCTCGTGCGGCACTTCATCGACAACAACAATCGCAAGCTTCGTCTCGACAAGAAAACCATTGAGGCCGACGCCATGCGACTGCTGCTGGCTTACAGCTGGCCGGGCAACGTCCGCGAGCTGGAGAACACGATCGAGCGTGCGATGGTGCTCTCCGACGGACCGAACATCACAGCCGCCGATCTGCCCGAACAGGTCACTAACCCGCTGCCCACTGCGGATGGCCCGGAGCTCGGCCACGACGAGCTCTCCGTGAAGAAGCACGGCGCCGCTCTCGAGCGCCGCCTCATCCGGCAGGCCCTGGAACGCACGGGTGGCAACAAGACACGCGCTGCCGAGCTGCTCGAGCTTTCATCACGCGCACTACTGTACAAGATCCGCGAGTACGGGCTGGAATAG
- a CDS encoding prepilin-type N-terminal cleavage/methylation domain-containing protein — translation MNRRGYTLIEVLLVLMLSTLLLAITVAPVRHARSVLAVRAARSDIAALVAMTRSTAIMTGGATLVVDVGAGTAWIEHGSGVRVGDVQHITARHRVALTASRPLLNLRYDALGIGRMTSAVVHVTSGSVTGTVTISAYGRARVS, via the coding sequence ATGAACAGACGCGGATACACCCTCATCGAAGTCCTGCTCGTGCTGATGCTGAGCACGCTGCTTCTCGCTATCACCGTCGCTCCCGTGCGGCATGCGCGCAGTGTCCTGGCGGTGCGTGCCGCCCGCAGCGACATCGCCGCCCTGGTCGCCATGACGCGCTCGACCGCGATCATGACAGGCGGCGCCACGCTCGTGGTCGATGTCGGTGCCGGTACAGCATGGATCGAGCACGGCAGCGGTGTACGCGTGGGTGACGTCCAGCACATCACGGCGCGTCATCGCGTGGCACTTACGGCGAGCCGACCGCTGCTCAATCTGCGCTACGACGCGCTCGGTATCGGCCGCATGACCAGTGCGGTCGTACATGTGACGAGCGGATCCGTAACGGGAACCGTCACCATCTCCGCCTACGGCAGAGCACGGGTCTCATGA
- a CDS encoding prepilin-type N-terminal cleavage/methylation domain-containing protein — MISATQNRHPAGFGLVELIVALTILSIGMLALTGAASVAQRSFIGARALQEGTDAAAALLDSLMSETSPVAGTRRVGRADAQWSIGRDSVATNILLTIRVNDGASIRRLDFHASHRAR; from the coding sequence ATGATTTCTGCGACGCAGAATCGCCACCCGGCCGGCTTCGGGCTGGTCGAGCTGATCGTCGCGCTGACCATACTCTCGATCGGGATGCTGGCGCTCACCGGCGCAGCGTCGGTCGCACAGCGCTCGTTCATTGGTGCGCGTGCCCTTCAGGAGGGCACCGATGCCGCCGCTGCCCTCCTCGACTCCCTCATGAGCGAAACCTCGCCCGTCGCCGGGACACGACGCGTGGGTCGGGCAGATGCGCAGTGGTCGATCGGCCGGGATTCCGTGGCGACGAACATCCTGCTCACGATCCGGGTCAATGACGGCGCCAGCATCCGTCGGCTCGATTTCCATGCCTCGCACCGCGCCAGGTGA
- a CDS encoding polymer-forming cytoskeletal protein — protein sequence MMRRRRSGAALAMALLAIIVLDCIVLGSLYLALQEVRIGGNGAAVLQLRLDAESGVRRALGLWTLEIDTMPAGTGQQLMLDTLATAGARVHVERLDDRLFLLHSGAFERPPRVGRTAARMLVAPPALAVGVDPAPAPLSSSGAVHVTATGVVVSAPAGGCAAPAPPHAVLAPLFGVTSAPGASIDAPVGTLGADPLILSFARLLALAPPGTVAAGDTAISAGHSGVLIVPGDLTVNGGAVVSGLLVASGSVRIDPGAVVAGAVHAGGLLTVGGIVTWNRCSVIAQVRAAGLDRPRPAAVRAWLPAF from the coding sequence ATGATGCGCCGGCGGAGGAGTGGTGCAGCGCTCGCCATGGCGCTGCTGGCCATCATCGTACTGGACTGCATCGTACTCGGCTCACTGTACCTGGCCCTGCAGGAAGTCCGCATCGGCGGCAACGGCGCGGCCGTGCTCCAGCTGCGGCTCGATGCCGAGAGTGGTGTCCGGCGCGCACTCGGCCTCTGGACCCTCGAAATCGACACCATGCCCGCCGGGACCGGCCAGCAATTGATGCTCGACACTCTCGCCACCGCGGGCGCTCGTGTCCATGTGGAGCGGCTGGATGATCGCCTGTTTCTCCTCCACTCCGGCGCTTTCGAGCGACCACCACGGGTCGGTCGCACCGCGGCCCGAATGCTGGTGGCACCACCTGCGCTGGCCGTCGGCGTCGACCCGGCGCCCGCTCCGCTGTCGTCATCCGGTGCCGTCCATGTGACGGCCACGGGCGTCGTGGTTTCCGCGCCTGCCGGCGGGTGTGCGGCACCCGCGCCGCCCCACGCGGTTCTTGCGCCGCTGTTCGGCGTGACGAGCGCCCCGGGCGCCAGCATCGATGCGCCGGTCGGCACTCTCGGAGCGGACCCGCTCATCCTCTCGTTCGCGCGGCTGCTTGCGCTTGCGCCGCCGGGCACCGTCGCTGCTGGCGATACGGCGATCAGCGCGGGTCATTCCGGAGTCCTGATCGTGCCGGGCGATCTCACCGTGAATGGCGGCGCTGTGGTGAGCGGGCTTCTCGTCGCCAGTGGCTCGGTTCGTATCGACCCGGGAGCCGTCGTCGCCGGTGCGGTGCACGCCGGCGGTCTCCTCACGGTCGGAGGGATTGTGACGTGGAACCGCTGCAGCGTAATCGCCCAGGTCAGGGCAGCGGGTCTGGACCGTCCCCGGCCGGCGGCCGTTCGCGCATGGCTGCCTGCATTCTGA
- a CDS encoding prepilin-type N-terminal cleavage/methylation domain-containing protein: MRSRDGFTITEVLIVLILVGIIGGFAFARVGSMLAQTRVQRAASVVAADLKLAHSMAGRQRVPIRVSIDPTARVFRLRDYTTPTTIYSERHFHNDGEYPVESFLTSKTSLLVYPNGLADGSVEIELRAGGKTRVVRMSRAGQVRVSGS, from the coding sequence ATGCGCAGTCGCGACGGCTTTACGATCACCGAGGTCCTCATCGTGCTCATCCTCGTCGGCATCATCGGCGGGTTTGCGTTTGCGCGAGTGGGGTCCATGCTCGCCCAGACGCGGGTACAGCGGGCGGCTTCAGTCGTGGCGGCAGATCTCAAGCTTGCCCACAGCATGGCGGGCAGGCAGCGGGTGCCGATTCGGGTCTCGATCGATCCCACGGCGCGCGTGTTCCGTCTGAGGGACTACACGACGCCCACGACGATCTACAGCGAGCGGCACTTCCACAACGACGGTGAATACCCCGTCGAGAGCTTCCTGACCAGCAAGACGTCGCTGCTCGTCTATCCGAACGGACTGGCCGACGGATCCGTGGAGATCGAGCTCAGGGCAGGCGGCAAAACTCGGGTGGTGAGAATGTCGCGCGCCGGACAGGTGAGGGTGAGCGGTTCATGA
- a CDS encoding prepilin-type N-terminal cleavage/methylation domain-containing protein, giving the protein MIQNREGFGLVEVVVAMVMLAIIVTSLAGLTYASARQSIIADNAMARQAVALQTVNRFATMPYANLAGAAGCDTVGTANREFQTCVTLSAATNATRVQIVTTPLQHNLSASTMRIIRAAPVTSNPLCMGC; this is encoded by the coding sequence ATGATACAGAATCGGGAAGGCTTCGGACTCGTCGAGGTAGTGGTCGCCATGGTCATGCTGGCGATCATCGTGACCTCGCTGGCCGGGCTCACATACGCGAGCGCGCGCCAGTCGATCATCGCGGACAACGCCATGGCCCGCCAGGCCGTCGCGCTCCAGACCGTCAACCGCTTCGCGACCATGCCCTATGCGAACCTCGCCGGTGCTGCCGGCTGCGATACGGTGGGCACCGCCAATCGGGAATTCCAGACATGCGTGACCCTGTCTGCTGCCACGAACGCCACGCGTGTCCAGATCGTCACGACGCCGCTGCAGCACAACCTGTCGGCTTCCACGATGCGCATCATCCGTGCGGCACCGGTGACGAGTAACCCGCTCTGCATGGGGTGCTGA
- a CDS encoding type II secretion system protein has translation MKTIMKNRPGFTLVEVMIALTLTAVLGAVFMGSFVSQSRFFDHQEKVGAARAVSRGALNIMMSEMRMVEQTAGVVSATNQQVELRVPYVFGMVCGSAAGLLTITTLPADLTAVAGLSFSGYAYRQPGGAYNYQEGIVAATTGLATICSSAGIVPDDAGVIPDPAGGYGAGSGSVIQIPLGPTIAAGTPVFLYHKVTYRFAASTSVPGGIALFRQVEGQLNPEELVAPFDTTAKFRFFESDAATAQDAVPASLSDITGIEVVLDAISERPNPDGSHQSVPLTTAVHFKNR, from the coding sequence ATGAAGACCATCATGAAGAACAGGCCGGGCTTCACGCTCGTCGAGGTGATGATCGCCCTGACACTCACGGCGGTACTCGGAGCCGTGTTCATGGGCTCGTTCGTGTCGCAGTCGCGCTTCTTCGACCATCAGGAGAAGGTCGGCGCCGCCCGCGCCGTATCGCGCGGTGCGCTGAACATCATGATGTCTGAGATGCGCATGGTCGAGCAGACGGCGGGCGTGGTCTCCGCCACCAATCAGCAAGTGGAGCTGCGTGTGCCGTACGTTTTCGGCATGGTGTGTGGATCGGCGGCTGGCCTGCTGACCATTACCACTCTGCCAGCCGACCTTACGGCCGTGGCCGGCCTCAGCTTCTCCGGCTATGCCTACAGGCAGCCCGGCGGCGCGTATAACTACCAGGAAGGCATTGTCGCAGCCACGACCGGCCTGGCCACGATATGCAGCAGCGCCGGCATCGTGCCCGATGATGCCGGCGTCATTCCCGATCCCGCGGGTGGATACGGTGCCGGTAGCGGCAGCGTGATCCAGATCCCGCTCGGTCCGACGATCGCGGCAGGCACGCCCGTGTTCCTGTACCACAAGGTCACTTACCGCTTCGCCGCATCGACGAGTGTGCCCGGCGGCATCGCCCTGTTCCGCCAGGTCGAGGGCCAGCTGAATCCGGAAGAGCTCGTTGCGCCGTTCGATACGACTGCGAAGTTCCGTTTCTTCGAGAGCGATGCCGCGACCGCGCAGGACGCCGTCCCGGCTTCACTCAGCGACATCACGGGCATCGAAGTCGTCCTCGACGCCATAAGTGAGCGGCCAAATCCTGACGGTTCGCACCAGAGCGTGCCGCTGACGACGGCCGTGCATTTCAAGAACCGCTAG